A genomic region of Caenorhabditis elegans chromosome V contains the following coding sequences:
- the Y5H2A.4 gene encoding Activated in Blocked Unfolded protein response (Partially confirmed by transcript evidence) has product MRFIAIAALLASSLLLIEATSIRDKRQSCGCAPRVQPSCSCQRTTYTTQPQQYSCSCQNTAPVQASCSCAQPVQHQSYQVQTSQCAPACQQSCQMQCQSAPFVNECQSQCQQSCQTSSCYAPAAPAPVQCMPQCQQQCTQQCVQTQPIQQCQPQCQQQCVQQCAPRVAPQIVSMNLEVPAQCPQCQQTCHRQCVQQQFPVQQCTQQCTLECQPTCQQAVPQCQQQCAPQCQQPSAPQCQQCQSACQSPVVAPQIITLEVVPQCQQQCAPQCQQPAAPQCQQCQTTCQQFAPVCQQQCAPQCTLPSAPVCQQCQTSCQQFAPVCQEQCAPQCQQPAAPQCQQCQSACQSPVIAPQIITLEVVPECQQQCAPQCQQPSAPQCQQCQNTCQQFAPVCQQQCAPQCTLPSAPACQQCQTSCQQTQQCHQQCIPQCQQPAAPQCQQCQSACQSPVVAPQIVTVILEASVSQSAQCEPECQQSCQQQCVQQQQPMIQCAPACTQSCSQSCSIAQPAQMPCMTESINSCSCQQNYSPCGNGQCCKR; this is encoded by the exons ATGCGCTTCATCGCAATTGCAGCTCTTCTGGCTTCAAGCCTTCTACTTATCGAG GCAACATCAATTCGCGATAAACGTCAATCATGTGGCTGTGCTCCGCGAGTTCAACCAAGCTGCTCATGTCAACGAACCACTTATACTACTCAACCACAACAGTACAGTTGTTCCTGTCAGAACACTGCTCCAGTCCAGGCATCCTGCTCATGTGCTCAGCCAGTTCAGCATCAAAGTTACCAAGTGCAAACTTCTCAATGTGCTCCAGCTTGTCAACAGTCATGCCAGATGCAATGCCAATCTGCTCCATTTGTGAATGAGTGTCAATCTCAATGCCAACAAAGTTGTCAGACTTCTTCCTGTTATGCTCCAGCTGCTCCAGCTCCAGTTCAATGCATGCCACAATGCCAACAACAGTGCACTCAGCAATGTGTTCAAACTCAACCAATTCAACAATGTCAACCACAATGCCAGCAGCAATGTGTTCAACAATGTGCTCCAAGAGTAGCTCCACAAATCGTCAGTATGAACTTGGAAGTCCCTGCTCAATGTCCACAGTGCCAGCAAACCTGCCACCGACAATGTGTTCAACAACAATTTCCAGTCCAACAGTGCACCCAGCAATGCACCCTAGAATGTCAGCCAACATGCCAGCAAGCAGTTCCACAATGTCAGCAACAGTGTGCTCCACAGTGCCAACAGCCATCAGCTCCACAATGTCAGCAATGTCAATCAGCATGCCAATCTCCAGTTGTTGCTCCTCAGATCATCACTTTGGAAGTAGTTCCACAATGTCAGCAACAGTGTGCTCCACAGTGCCAGCAACCAGCTGCTCCACAATGCCAGCAGTGCCAGACAACCTGCCAACAATTTGCTCCAGTTTGCCAGCAGCAGTGTGCTCCACAATGCACCCTTCCATCCGCACCAGTTTGCCAACAATGTCAAACTTCGTGCCAACAATTTGCTCCAGTTTGCCAGGAACAGTGTGCTCCACAGTGCCAGCAACCAGCTGCTCCACAATGTCAGCAATGCCAATCAGCATGCCAATCTCCAGTTATTGCTCCTCAGATCATCACTTTGGAAGTAGTTCCAGAATGTCAGCAACAGTGTGCTCCTCAATGCCAACAGCCATCAGCACCACAATGCCAGCAGTGCCAGAATACCTGTCAGCAGTTCGCTCCAGTTTGCCAGCAACAGTGTGCTCCACAATGCACACTTCCATCCGCACCAGCTTGCCAACAATGTCAAACTTCGTGCCAACAGACTCAACAGTGCCACCAGCAATGCATTCCACAATGCCAGCAACCAGCTGCTCCACAATGTCAGCAATGTCAATCAGCATGCCAATCTCCAGTTGTTGCTCCACAAATTGTAACTGTCATCCTAGAAGCTTCAGTGTCTCAATCTGCTCAATGTGAACCAGAATGCCAACAATCATGCCAACAGCAATGtgttcaacaacaacaaccaaTGATTCAATGCGCTCCAGCTTGCACCCAATCATGCTCACAATCCTGCTCTATTGCTCAACCAGCTCAGATGCCATGCATGACTGAATCGATCAACTCCTGCTCTTGCCAGCAGAACTATTCTCCATGTGGAAATGGACAGTGTTGCAAGAGATAA
- the abu-4 gene encoding Activated in Blocked Unfolded protein response (Product from WormBase gene class abu;~Partially confirmed by transcript evidence) produces the protein MRFIAIAALLASSFLLIEATATSTREKRQSCGCAPRVQPSCSCQQTTYAQPPQYSCSCQNTAPVQTSCSCAQPVQQQTYQVQASQCAPACQQSCQMQCQSAPSVSQCQSTCQQSCQASSCYTPAPVQCQPSCMPACKQSCVAPAPQIISLNLEVVPQCQQQCAPQCQQASAPQCQQCQNTCQQFAPVCQQQCAPQCTISSAPQCQQCQTTCQQFAPVCQQQCAPQCQQPSAPQCQQCQSACQSPVVAPVVAPQIVTVILEASVSQSAQCEPECQQSCQQQCVQQQQPMIQCAPACTQSCSQSCSIAQPAQMPCMTESINSCSCQQNYSPCGNGQCCKRK, from the exons ATGCGCTTTATCGCAATTGCAGCTCTTCTTGCTTCTAGCTTTCTACTTATTGAG GCAACGGCAACATCAACTCGCGAAAAACGTCAATCGTGTGGCTGTGCTCCGCGAGTTCAACCAAGCTGCTCATGCCAACAAACCACTTATGCTCAACCACCACAATACAGTTGCTCCTGTCAGAACACTGCTCCAGTCCAGACATCCTGCTCATGTGCCCAACCAGTTCAGCAACAAACTTACCAAGTGCAAGCCTCTCAATGTGCTCCAGCTTGTCAGCAGTCATGCCAGATGCAATGCCAATCTGCCCCATCTGTTAGTCAATGCCAATCTACATGCCAACAAAGCTGTCAGGCTTCTTCCTGTTATACTCCAGCTCCGGTTCAATGTCAACCATCATGCATGCCAGCCTGTAAACAATCCTGTGTTGCTCCGGCTCCACAAATCATCAGTCTTAACTTGGAGGTAGTTCCACAATGTCAGCAACAATGTGCCCCTCAATGCCAACAGGCATCGGCTCCGCAGTGCCAACAGTGCCAGAATACCTGCCAGCAATTTGCTCCAGTTTGCCAGCAGCAATGTGCTCCTCAATGCACAATTTCATCGGCTCCACAATGTCAGCAGTGCCAGACTACCTGCCAGCAATTTGCTCCAGTTTGTCAGCAACAATGTGCTCCACAATGCCAACAGCCATCAGCTCCACAATGCCAGCAATGCCAATCAGCATGTCAATCTCCAGTTGTTGCTCCAGTTGTTGCTCCACAAATTGTGACTGTCATCCTAGAAGCTTCAGTGTCTCAATCTGCTCAATGTGAACCAGAATGCCAACAATCATGCCAACAGCAATGtgttcaacaacaacaaccaaTGATTCAATGCGCTCCAGCTTGCACCCAATCATGCTCACAATCCTGCTCTATTGCTCAACCAGCTCAGATGCCATGCATGACTGAATCGATCAACTCCTGCTCTTGCCAGCAGAACTATTCTCCATGTGGAAATGGACAGTGTTGTAAGAGAAAATAA